The DNA window GGTGAACAAAACAGTATAAAAGATGACATTATTAAAAATCTTTATTTTGGTTTGGTCAGTACAGGCAAGATAATATTGTAGTCACAGGATCATATGCATAAACAAGGTACAACTGTCTGGAAAACTGAGTAACTGCACACTAGTCAAACATTCAGCCATCTAAAGAACGAATAGTATGTACAATTGCTTTACCGAGGGGAAAATAAAACTGAATTCAACACAAACTaccagaaaacttttttttttttgcaataaaactAGGTGACTGGGCATATTTTGGCAGTCTTACCCACACAGTACTATGAAAAGATAGTGATGTAAAGACTGCAGAAATCCCACTACACAGCAAAGGTTTAAGATATTAGCAGTTGTACAGACATCATTAATAAGAATTTACAAAGTTATTTCTCCAACTTTTAATTATCTTACATAAAAATAACTGTCTACATATATGTCAATTTTGTTTGAAGCTGTCAATGTAATTAACTGTTAAAATGACCAAATTGGCAGAGGTATTACATTAAGCAACAATGAAAACCAAAACTCAAAAGGCAAAATTATGACAAAATATACACTATTCTTTGACAGTAAGAACTGTGAAATTAAATGACTTGCATTTATAGAAAACAAAAATAAGTTTGTATTCCTTTTACAAAACAGATCCCTGTATATTTGCTTCAGAGTCCAAACCGTTCTGAATGTGACGGGAGCTCCCAGTTCTGTTGCCTTTTGTATTCCTTGGCTTCTCCTCCTGAGAGTCATGATTGGAGTCTGTATCATTAGAGTGGTGAGTGAGAGAGTTCTCACTTCCAGTAGGTGAGTCTACGCTCTCATACCCAGTACTAAGCTGATTTAAGTAGCTGGACCCCCCTCTACCAGTTCTCTCCTCTGAGTGGTTGGATAGTTTTCCCTCATTAACAGGAGACCCAGGAAAGTCATCTTCTGCACTACTACCCTCCCTATAAAGAGCTGCAGAGCTGTGACCTCTCTGATGGGAAGAGCTACCATTGCTTGGTCCATTTGCCACCCGGTTACAGTCTTTGCTCATCGCCTCTCCCTCTTCTTTGGGTTCTGGTAAAGTCCTGTTAGCAGAAACTTGAGACTGTTGTTGCTGGAGCTGAGAGAGTTGCTGACGGGATTCCTTCAGCTGCTGTTGCAGTACTAGAATAGTACTCTGCATGCCTTCCACCTCCTCATCCAACTGAATGATGAAGTCATTTAGCTCTGTTAAAAGGTAAGAAGCACAAGAAAAATTGAAAATACAGCAACATAGAAATAGGAAACATTGACGCACACAGATCCTATTAATACGTTGCTCTATGTAAAGGCTGCTATTAGGATACTAGCAGCACTGGAACAATATTCTGGACATAGTTTTTTTGAGTTTGGTGTATTCATCGGTAGGTCACTTCAGTGACAGCTGCCTTTACATAGGGCAATTTATGAACCTCAAAGATTTGCTTTGACAAAAAGACACTATTCAAAAAAGGAAGACAAAATATTGTATTAACTAGCCACTAGaggtatttattgttatttattacgCTTACTCGtacagcgccatcatattccatagcGCTTTACTATTCTCTCCTTCTACCCAAATTGACCAACTCTCTTGATATAGTATACTTACATGTTTACATTGGAAAACTGGAAGCCATTTCATTTTGTAGATGTTTTAACTGCCTTCCTTATCAGTATTATACATTCACTCTATGTGTATTGCAGAAATAGACAAGAGGGCAGGCAAATTTGTCATATAGGATATGAAGAAAGCTGAACTTAAAGGATCAAGGCAGAAGGAATTATGTCTATGTTCACATGCCAACATGTGTAATTCTGTGATAGAAATATTAAACTGACACTCGTATTTAGCCCCACTGCATTCAGTTGGGCTCTTCCACTTTATTTCTATGTGGAATTAAATTTTCTGCAGCATGAACACTATTCACATGCATAATATGCAAAATGTCACTGGATTTGATGCCTTGAAAGCAGTGTTACATATGGCACATGAAATAGCTATTTGTGAATTCTGCTTCTTTAAGAAGCTTTAGGGTACAATAACATGGAGTTTGGTGgcactgattttgccacaataactcgagtaaagaatcagcgctgaaacaCAGCTACCCATTGCGTGCAGTACacagtgaaatcaatggaaggcttttttacccattgatttcaatgtgttctgcatGGAAGACGAAACACATTGGGAGTCTGGTTTTCAGCGttgattctttactcgagttattgtggcaaaatcagcaccacataactccgtgtgaatgaactcttaggctgaggccccacgttgcggaaatgcagctttttttgtttaggATTTGgttgagccaaggccaagaatggctacaaaggaatgggaaatctataggaagctcgtatacttctactttctgctcaacccactcccgGCCTTGGCTCTGAAAACTGCTCCTAAAAGAACTGAAAACTGCTCTAAAACCTgcaactaaaagaaaagaaaaaagaaatctacGTTGCCGTaacgtggggccacagccttaagCTTTTATTACCCCCACCAAAtcaaactctttgcatccttcaacagTAGCTGGTCTACTGATTCCAGAGCAGCCAGAAAGGCTTTCCTATCCCCAGCTGATCCAGAACAGTTAGTTTCAGACTCTCTGAAGTAGGGGTAgaggatatgaaaaaaaaaaaatctaactgcaTCGGAGTCAAGGAAGCCAGttacagtttttgagccaaagccagaagcagatcCAGGAGGACAATAGTATAATTCTGTATGAATCCAGAGAATCAGGGAAGGTTCTTATGGAAATGGATTAATGCAGTTCTAAACCAGTGTGTACATATAAAATGTAACAGCTACAGATAAAACACAATTATAAACCTATATGTAACCCTTACCATCCTGACTGCTCTTAAGTTCCTCACTATATTTCTTCTGCAAAGCCAACTCTGCCTCAAGTTGAGCAATACGACCCTGGGACAGCTGCCTTCCCAGCTCTTGATTCTCCTGGATAAGCATTCGACACTTCGCCATTAGCTTTTTGCCTGTTTGGCTGTAAAGGCAGAAAGGGGTTTACTTTATCAAACAAGGAAGAAATAATTCCAATACAAAAGCTGCATTATTAACTAAGATttccacaaattaaaaaaaaaaacaacatttttttttttgcaccagcaTGAATCCTGTGCCACCTTTGCTGCTTACAGTTACCCATGTGCTCCTCTACAGTCTGGAAATCTTCAAGTTTACTGGTACATTAAAAAGATCAATCAGACTTGCACCAtccaactaaaaaaaataaaacaacctgccatatatatatataaagacaaAAGTAAAATCACGAGATATGTCAGATGACAAAACCTTTTGTGAGAAAACAATTGTGTAAAGTGATAAATGCCACATCACATGGGTTAGAATGACCAAAATAGCAGAACATGTTTGTGCGAGCCAACAGTCTATCACTCTAGTGTTAACAAATACGTAAATGCTTCATGTTCAgaataaatttaaaaaacaaaaaaaacaaaacaaattgcCATCAGCCTTTAAACAAAAGTAGAAGTTTTTCAAGCCAAAAACTGAGCTTTATAAACGAAGCTGAAAAAGGGAACCTGTTACTGTGAGCgctgttttatgctctctgtgcttCATAAGTagagatcattccatacagagaactgaaagatctttaagttgtgatatcccttttACTaccttttttcttacttttttttttctctaaatctgTACTTAATGTCCCTGCTTTGGAgcttttgtatattgtattatttatgctgctataacacaatgaattttccccatggtgggactattattgATGTATAGTTGCGTGTCAAGTGACTGAGTAAAAACAATTTACACCACTGGACTATTAAGCATAGAAATGGCACAGATTTCAATAATCACAAGATAGTGTTTCTTTTAACACAAAACTATGTATCCACCTGCTCAGGTCACATATTCTGCAGATTGCATAGCATTGTCAAAATAATAgattgccttaaaaaaaaaaaaaaaaaaaaaaaaaaaaaaagccatgaaaATGTATCCCACTTGCCCAACTATGGGCTCTTGGGTTCTTGCTTGGAATGGCtgcattgacatttttttttttttgacatggaAACACAGAGCAGTCaccaatgaatttttttttaaactcttgcAGAATGATATACATCTGTCTAGAGGCCCAATTTTGGTAGCAAGGCAAAGAAATTCGAAGGTGATAACCTTGCACCATTCACATCAGTTCTCCAGTAAGAACAGCTTAGGAAACGCGATATACACTCTGGTTGCCCATCGCACGGATTCTTACATTTTCACAGCACTGTGGGCAGCCAGAAGCCTAGTCTCTCTGTTGATGCCCCAACTGTGTGCGTTTTGCATATTGTGACAATGTAAGAATTGGCGTGACAGGTAGCTGGGACGTATATTAACAGGTTAGTGCATAAGATACAGCAAGTACACTGCTGAAAAATGTTTTGTCCAAGCTTAGCAATTTCCTCTTGGACAAACCTTaccatatatatatcctattgggTATATTGTGTAGCCCCCTCAAAATATCTTTCCTTTAGGCAGTGGTAAACTGCTATACAAAACAGCATTTTCTAATGGAATGTGTcgataatacattttgtaatacacCAACAACAGATTTAAGCTCATCTGAGAAATTCTGCACTGAAATCCACTTTCAACTGCCTCGGTTTTCTTTCCTCTGTTACTGGTGGCAGAAATCCTCACTTCTGGCTTAGTAAAGGTGTAATACAAAAAAAAGGAATGGAAAGGGGGTAGTATCACTTCAAACACACAGCTCAGGCATTGTATAACATAGTACtgtgattctggtgtcatatgaaggagATTCTCAGTTTCATAATGCCTGAAATATAAGTATATAAAAAGACGCCACCTCCAACATCTGGTTCTCAATTACACTGATGCTTTGAGCCACAAGCAGTGAGGATTTCTGCTGCTAATGGGAGAGGAAAGCTGATCCAGTGGGAAAATTACTGCTGCTAGAAAAATCGAGAAAAATAAAAAGGGGTTTTAAAATGTACCTAAACTTTCAAAGATTAGTCATTGGGCACCTCCAACAATAAGTGAAACATCTGCACAGTGCACTGTCTGGTGTCTTCACTAAGAACCatgtcagggcgggttcacaccagtgcccaatctccgctttgtgggtttccgtcttcggccaacagtgtccggccgtgagcgtcttctgctctgtgtccggttaaaaaaacccggtttcaacgcaaagtcctgcatgttcgactttgggtgcagttaaaaaaaagcaaaacaacggtttgccatggagaccagaagacgctcacaggcgctcactttgcaaacccattcaaatgaatgggtttgaaaactgcctgccagtttccgtctcctgttcagtttctcgagctggaaacggaaacctgcaaagcggagaccgggcgcaggtgtgaacccgccctaaactgTTTAAATACACCTGCAATACAAGCAACAGCCAATTTGGAAACCGGTGAAATCACTCAACAACAGCGCTCTTTACCAACACACTGACACTATCCCCGCAGATCAGAAACTTATGACTTATCCTATGGGTAGctcatcagtataaaaatggaTTAGGGGCCAGAAAACCTCCTTAATGCATCTATGACACTCTCAGCAGTTGTGACTATACGCTAATTTGCATAATTGCCACTGTTTTTAGGAGGATGAGAATACAGTTCTacaaatatgaaaaaaacaaacaggaaatGTGATTACATTTGTTGATATATTTGAGAAAATGCTGAAAACCACATTATCAGATATGTACTACGTATCCACTACTAGGTCTCTAGTCAGCACATATTATAAAAATAACActtgacctttcacgtcctctagTACCAGCAGcattatatactgctaaaaagctGGTATCAGTGCACTGTTAGCTCAGACGGTATGTGCTTAGTGCtgttatccctccactgtcaaaaGTGCAGGCCtgggctgggctgtgaggaaccccTTCTCCGACAGTACGCTTAAATAGCCTCGGGGAGCAATGGTGGAGGGGGAGGTCAGCATTTTAGTTGTATATACCACCGATGGTGCCAGAAGACATAAAACGgcctataaaatatattattatttatgcgATGGATAATAAGTTACACAACATTCTAACAGACTGCGTTTTCACTGCTCACCATATTCTAGATATTTGTTTTCCCATCAGCAAATGAGAGTTTTCATGTTAAGGCAGAAATTCATgacttttttaaaatgtagattgtgagccccatataggcctcacaatgtacatttttttcctatcagtgtaTCTATGGAGTATGAGaacaaatccacgcaaacacggggagaacatacaaactccttgcaggtgttgtctttggcaggatttgaaccaagaacttcagggctgcaaggctgcagtgctaaccactgagttgcCTCCATAACCATTTTCTAAGCCGAGATGTGGGTACAATTATATCCAGTCTGGATATGGACCAATACACTGTAGCAAACAGATTTGACATACCTCACTCACAGAAGACTTACTATAATTACACCAACCCCTTACCTAATACCAAATCTAGGTATGTCCAAGTTTCCAGCATCTaaatgtaagggtgcatgcaaactacgtaacgccgggcgtgtatgagagccgtacacgccggcgttacagcaaggctgccgaacacttcccattcacttcaatgggagcgctcgtaaacgccgctgttacgagcgctcccattgaagtgaatgggaagtgttcggcagccctgctgtaacgccggcgtgtacggctctcatacacgcccggcgttacgtagtgtgcatgcaccctaagaaagcATGAGAGCAAACAAATATAGAAACAGAGACACAATCAAATTACActgtgttcacactagcattgcccTTTCAATACTGAGTTTATTTTACACTTCTGTCTAAGGTAGGGGGAATGTACAATGAGGAGCAGTCTACCCCACCCCCCATCCATTACTACAGCTAAATGAAATCATGTCTGACACAGAAAGAGAGAAATGTGAGGAAAGCTGCTTGCTATgactaatatcccatctgtaatggcACACATAACTAGTCAGAAATCTACTCACTCACTTTAGCTTGTGAGAAGCTTCTGTGCAGTGTAGAAGTTGGAAAAGCTGTGTGGAATCCTCCCCTGTCCAGTCACTTTATGAAGAAAGCACAGCTCCTCTTTCCTGCATACACTGAGAACCAgtattgcattttatttttttaattgaattcATGGATGGAACTTCCCTAGCAACAGGGAGAGAGCAGCAAATTAACCACACAAGCGACACCTAGTGGTTTTCCAGCAGAAAGCAACgtttgcattacattttggtccagaacaacACGTTTTATGAAATGAGTCCAAGATGTTTGAAATGTTAGTGGTCATTTCATAGACCATGTGATGCACCTTATTtagaaatgttgctgttttctaccTGAAAAACCTCTTCCTGCCACTATTTGTCTCCCTTCTGGTCAGTCTGCGGTGTTACTAGGAAAGttcatatgtccatcaagttcaaccagggaatGGAAAGGGGCAAGATATTCTATGCATCTCCAtgagcatcaatgctattttacTCTAAAAATGCATCTGATCCTTTCTTTTCAGGCGTTCAGCTGTTGCTGCTGTGACCAGCCCCTGAGGTAGGCTATTACACAGATTtaaactccttaaaggggctctatcactgggaaaagtcatttttctctaaacacatgcttgcataggctttagaaagtctattccacacctacctatagtatgtaaattgcttcagtggtgtctgaataagtccgtttttattcatatgctaatgagcctccagccagtacaggaagttcccagcagcctcctctctcccattatcttctatgtgtgtgcagcaaacaggaagcgagtcagcagcagcagcagcctcccatagaaaacagcagagagagttgtgcaccttctatcgtgcaccagtctaattagcatatgaataaaaagggacttattcagaaaccactgaggcaatct is part of the Leptodactylus fuscus isolate aLepFus1 chromosome 3, aLepFus1.hap2, whole genome shotgun sequence genome and encodes:
- the WTAP gene encoding pre-mRNA-splicing regulator WTAP, with amino-acid sequence MTNEEPLPKKVRLSEADFKVLPREELLQRWKQYEAYVQALENKYTDLNSNDVTGLRESEEKLKQQQQESARRENILVMRLATKEQEMQECTNQIQHLKQVQQPSVAQLRTTMVDPAINLFFLKMKGELEQTKDKLEQAQNELSAWKFTPDSQTGKKLMAKCRMLIQENQELGRQLSQGRIAQLEAELALQKKYSEELKSSQDELNDFIIQLDEEVEGMQSTILVLQQQLKESRQQLSQLQQQQSQVSANRTLPEPKEEGEAMSKDCNRVANGPSNGSSSHQRGHSSAALYREGSSAEDDFPGSPVNEGKLSNHSEERTGRGGSSYLNQLSTGYESVDSPTGSENSLTHHSNDTDSNHDSQEEKPRNTKGNRTGSSRHIQNGLDSEANIQGSVL